One part of the Chryseobacterium sp. 7 genome encodes these proteins:
- a CDS encoding DUF4365 domain-containing protein — MRKKDNPYIRKTANNLLTNQLRKLFFDNDMNLKENPSTADEDMGIDYFFEVFDDCNSKETKHLFFLYNQNKGTENLRIIKTKNDENFGKIAFSLSIRHVEYFYYELDERLLFTICDIKNDKVYWYDIQNDHLLAERIIEQKNKSINSIIIYIPLENILNEITFPTLLKNLNYAKYNQTRKKDNFSNATADYSETEQVNIKNISDKILYTINLFEGIKVLPENVICQLHPFKGSQGRTNIFESTFETDNEDFFEFMNSIFFENNDLKILNDPDTNSTKLREIIDFFQVNEIYHIRWSGKKMKKQICVHKLFHYSECDCERCNLERLNLVRTQKLLRIDKDDTVNALLRKGYTHYLLGNYIDAYKVFFRIYKEANKKQTPVNYTISKYNLIKLRGFISSFYYEENRNEILKELEKIRFENDERFIKEHAPYFVDIYKNIKEQKFYDNVISKIDESFLKIQKFYYKDNNGGSGSNNAYYKLESSFLRFNSYIHNNFIIFNYYQEYTDLSKKILESLLILHTLKNSQTEKYELFDWYILEIWIFHIEEEHISYLLKKYEITNLRVNHNILDRLELLINNLFDSYSEFSKHSSIFRPIRLGKIINNIIVILSLINVDNNEKENLVLKILSNSDKLKEYNLIPFDGLYFYAMKKETCVNKKTLEKIFNIFMLNNQRYNYIAVLEKYFELCDENEIEKILKSIFKINDFLDINTENEYFEDLLYSFSLLSKDSKEKLKNKFDDILSENFDFSLYTDLLLYDLIDLDRTKFDNYLSYIVDMSEFDEKRFPFHSFQNLNLYNIMSVVFKYGLEVNEVIKFQINKVYYKEKDYFEWLMDIDNFDYSKFDSYWILRSRTKYYKERFRKSSRLKEELVKSLKDNYIEGVAKMYFRELI; from the coding sequence ATGAGAAAAAAAGACAACCCATACATAAGAAAGACAGCGAATAATTTACTTACAAATCAATTGAGAAAGTTGTTTTTTGATAATGATATGAATTTAAAGGAAAATCCATCTACTGCTGATGAAGATATGGGAATTGATTATTTTTTTGAGGTTTTTGATGATTGTAATTCAAAGGAAACTAAGCATTTATTTTTCTTATATAATCAAAATAAGGGAACGGAAAATCTAAGGATTATTAAAACTAAGAATGATGAGAATTTTGGAAAAATTGCTTTTTCATTATCAATTAGACATGTTGAATATTTTTATTATGAGCTAGATGAAAGATTGTTATTTACAATATGTGATATTAAAAATGATAAAGTTTATTGGTATGATATTCAAAATGACCATTTATTAGCTGAAAGAATTATTGAACAAAAAAATAAATCAATAAACTCCATAATAATATATATACCTCTAGAAAATATTTTAAATGAAATAACTTTTCCTACATTATTAAAGAATCTTAATTACGCAAAATATAATCAAACAAGAAAAAAAGATAATTTTAGCAATGCTACAGCCGACTACTCTGAAACTGAACAAGTTAATATAAAAAATATTTCAGATAAAATTCTGTATACAATAAATTTATTTGAAGGCATAAAAGTTCTTCCTGAAAATGTGATTTGTCAATTACATCCTTTTAAAGGATCCCAAGGAAGAACTAATATTTTTGAATCAACTTTTGAAACAGATAATGAAGATTTTTTTGAGTTTATGAATTCAATTTTTTTTGAAAATAATGATTTAAAGATTTTAAATGATCCAGACACAAATAGTACAAAGCTAAGAGAGATAATTGATTTTTTTCAAGTTAATGAAATATACCATATAAGATGGTCTGGAAAAAAGATGAAAAAGCAAATTTGTGTTCATAAGTTATTCCATTATTCAGAATGTGATTGTGAAAGATGTAATTTAGAGCGATTGAATCTTGTAAGAACTCAAAAACTTTTAAGAATTGATAAAGATGATACGGTTAACGCTCTTTTAAGAAAGGGTTATACCCATTATTTGTTAGGAAATTATATTGATGCTTATAAGGTGTTTTTTAGAATATATAAAGAGGCTAACAAAAAGCAAACTCCAGTTAATTATACAATTTCTAAATATAATCTAATTAAACTTAGAGGGTTTATTAGTTCATTTTATTATGAAGAAAATAGGAATGAAATTCTTAAAGAATTGGAAAAAATTAGATTTGAGAATGATGAAAGATTTATAAAAGAGCATGCTCCATATTTTGTAGACATATATAAAAATATTAAAGAACAGAAGTTTTATGATAATGTAATATCTAAAATTGACGAAAGTTTCTTGAAAATACAAAAATTTTATTATAAAGATAATAATGGAGGTAGTGGGTCTAATAATGCATACTATAAGTTAGAATCTTCCTTTTTAAGGTTTAATTCTTATATACATAATAACTTTATTATTTTTAATTACTACCAAGAATATACAGATTTATCAAAAAAAATTTTAGAAAGTTTATTGATACTTCATACGTTAAAAAACTCACAAACAGAAAAATATGAATTATTTGATTGGTATATTTTAGAAATTTGGATTTTCCATATAGAAGAGGAGCACATATCTTATCTATTAAAAAAATATGAAATTACTAATCTAAGAGTTAACCATAATATTTTAGATAGATTAGAATTATTAATAAATAATTTGTTTGATTCATATTCTGAATTTTCCAAACATTCAAGTATTTTCAGACCAATTAGGTTAGGTAAAATAATTAATAATATTATTGTTATTTTAAGTTTAATCAATGTTGACAACAACGAAAAAGAGAATTTAGTTTTAAAAATTCTAAGCAATTCTGATAAACTAAAAGAGTATAACTTGATACCTTTTGATGGGTTATATTTTTATGCAATGAAAAAAGAGACTTGTGTTAATAAGAAAACCTTAGAAAAGATATTTAATATTTTTATGTTAAATAATCAAAGATATAATTATATAGCTGTTCTGGAAAAATATTTTGAATTATGTGATGAAAATGAGATTGAAAAAATACTAAAAAGTATTTTCAAGATAAATGATTTTTTAGATATCAATACTGAAAATGAATATTTTGAAGATTTATTATATTCCTTTTCTCTTTTAAGTAAAGATAGTAAAGAAAAGTTGAAAAATAAATTTGATGATATCTTATCAGAAAATTTTGATTTTTCATTGTATACAGATTTATTACTATATGATTTAATTGATTTAGATAGAACAAAGTTTGATAACTATTTATCTTATATAGTAGACATGTCAGAATTTGATGAGAAAAGATTTCCTTTTCATTCATTTCAAAACTTAAATTTATATAATATTATGAGTGTTGTTTTTAAGTATGGATTAGAAGTGAATGAGGTAATAAAGTTTCAAATAAATAAGGTATATTATAAAGAAAAAGATTATTTTGAATGGTTGATGGATATTGATAATTTTGATTATTCAAAGTTTGATTCATACTGGATTCTTAGAAGTAGAACAAAATATTATAAAGAAAGATTTAGAAAATCAAGTAGATTAAAAGAGGAATTAGTAAAATCATTAAAAGATAATTATATTGAAGGCGTAGCTAAAATGTATTTTAGAGAACTTATTTAG
- a CDS encoding DNA topoisomerase 3, whose protein sequence is MKLCIAEKPSVARDIAKVLGATMPKQGYMEGNGYCVTWTFGHLCTLKEPHDYGPQFKSWNLFSLPIIPNSFGIKLIPNKGVENQFKVIERLVEECDEVINCGDAGQEGELIQRWVLQKAKCNKPIQRLWISSLTEDAIKEGFASLKPAEDYKNLYLAGNARAIGDWLLGINATRLFTKKFGGNKAVLSIGRVQTPTLAMLVQRQKEIDAFTTEEYWELKTKYRDVIFNAAIDRLKTLERAEKGLEYLKVNPFEIVSFEIKEGKEKNPRLFDLTGLQVEANKKYGYSAENTLNYIQSLYEKKHVTYPRVDTTYLSESLYPKITGILQKMYPYQDLIAPLLEAPIPKSKAVFDDAKVTDHHAIIPTEIPPSQNLSREEKLIYDLIAKRFIAVFYPECKISNTLVEGKVGTIPFKTSGRQVLEAGWRAVYAKEPKEETTDKEKEKEEEQTIPEFIVGETGPHDPMIHQGKTTPPKPYTEATLLRAMETAGKQVEDEELREMLKNNGIGRPSTRANIIETLFKRKYIEKKRKNLIATQTGIQLIDTIEDELLKSPELTGEWESKLRKIEKGEYEANLFKEELIQMVTELTEKVVYGKGKVITLQEEEKEEVKEKKKENLPRKKNCSPGKKQNARNVKNITLSKGKLPLAAPISKTVALKLLSKFLVKNYQINSF, encoded by the coding sequence ATGAAATTATGTATTGCCGAGAAACCCAGTGTTGCCAGAGATATTGCTAAAGTATTGGGCGCTACCATGCCTAAACAAGGCTATATGGAAGGAAACGGCTATTGCGTAACATGGACGTTCGGACACCTTTGCACCCTGAAAGAACCTCACGATTACGGTCCACAGTTCAAATCCTGGAATCTTTTTTCACTACCCATTATTCCCAATAGTTTTGGAATCAAACTAATCCCGAATAAAGGTGTTGAAAATCAGTTTAAAGTCATTGAAAGATTAGTGGAAGAATGTGATGAGGTCATTAACTGCGGGGATGCCGGGCAAGAGGGAGAACTCATTCAGCGCTGGGTATTGCAGAAGGCAAAATGCAACAAACCGATCCAGCGTTTATGGATTTCTTCCTTGACGGAAGATGCTATTAAAGAAGGCTTTGCGAGTTTAAAGCCTGCGGAAGATTACAAGAATCTGTATCTGGCCGGAAATGCCAGAGCCATAGGAGATTGGTTATTGGGAATTAATGCCACTAGGCTGTTTACCAAGAAATTTGGAGGGAATAAAGCTGTCCTTTCCATTGGAAGAGTGCAAACTCCCACATTAGCAATGCTGGTACAGCGTCAGAAAGAAATTGATGCTTTTACCACAGAAGAATATTGGGAACTCAAAACCAAATATCGTGACGTAATTTTCAATGCAGCGATCGACCGTTTAAAAACGTTGGAGCGTGCTGAAAAAGGACTGGAATACCTTAAAGTAAATCCATTTGAAATCGTTTCTTTCGAAATTAAAGAAGGAAAAGAAAAAAATCCACGACTTTTCGATTTGACCGGACTTCAGGTGGAAGCCAATAAAAAATACGGATATTCAGCAGAAAATACCTTAAATTATATTCAAAGTCTTTATGAAAAGAAGCACGTAACCTACCCCCGTGTAGATACCACTTACCTATCCGAAAGTTTGTATCCGAAAATAACAGGAATTCTTCAGAAAATGTATCCTTACCAGGATCTGATTGCTCCATTACTGGAAGCTCCGATTCCGAAATCAAAAGCTGTTTTCGACGATGCTAAAGTAACTGATCACCATGCCATTATTCCTACAGAAATTCCACCTTCTCAGAATTTGAGCAGGGAAGAGAAACTGATTTATGATCTGATTGCCAAACGTTTTATTGCTGTATTCTATCCGGAATGTAAAATTTCCAATACTTTGGTAGAAGGAAAAGTAGGAACCATTCCTTTCAAAACCAGTGGAAGACAGGTTCTTGAAGCGGGATGGAGAGCTGTTTACGCTAAAGAGCCTAAAGAAGAAACCACCGATAAGGAAAAAGAAAAAGAGGAAGAACAAACCATTCCTGAATTTATTGTGGGAGAAACCGGACCGCACGATCCAATGATCCACCAGGGAAAAACGACCCCTCCCAAACCTTACACAGAAGCAACACTGCTGAGAGCGATGGAAACCGCCGGAAAACAGGTTGAAGATGAAGAACTACGAGAAATGCTGAAGAACAACGGGATCGGAAGACCCTCCACCCGTGCCAACATCATTGAAACCCTTTTCAAAAGAAAATACATCGAGAAGAAAAGAAAAAATCTGATCGCTACCCAAACCGGAATCCAGCTGATTGACACCATTGAAGATGAGCTGTTAAAAAGCCCTGAGCTTACCGGAGAATGGGAATCTAAACTTCGTAAAATTGAAAAAGGAGAATATGAAGCCAATCTTTTCAAAGAAGAACTTATTCAGATGGTTACAGAACTGACGGAGAAAGTGGTGTACGGAAAAGGAAAAGTGATTACCCTTCAGGAAGAGGAAAAAGAAGAAGTAAAGGAGAAGAAAAAAGAGAACCTGCCCAGAAAAAAGAATTGCAGTCCTGGGAAGAAACAAAATGCCCGAAATGTAAAGAACATAACCTTATCAAAGGGAAAACTGCCGTTGGCTGCTCCGATTTCAAAAACTGTGGCTTTAAAATTACTTTCGAAATTTTTGGTAAAAAATTATCAGATAAACAGCTTTTAG
- a CDS encoding Crp/Fnr family transcriptional regulator, with amino-acid sequence MFENIIKNITRFVSITSEEEIFFTDLLACQLFPKKTVLLREGEICQFEGYIHKGCVRMYCLDDNGSEVTLLFAIEDWWISDIASFQEQKPSKVYIETLEDSEIYMLNPSTKEKLLQKIPKFERVFRMLVQRNLATLQSRLVNTISKTASDRYLEFIKVYPSIPQRVAQYYIASYLGVSKEFVSTIRKRLASKEK; translated from the coding sequence TCAAAAACATTACAAGATTTGTCTCAATCACCTCTGAAGAAGAAATTTTTTTTACAGATCTGCTTGCCTGCCAGTTGTTTCCAAAGAAAACAGTTTTACTCAGAGAAGGAGAAATCTGCCAGTTTGAAGGGTATATTCACAAAGGATGTGTGAGAATGTATTGTTTGGATGATAATGGTTCTGAAGTAACGCTGTTGTTTGCTATCGAAGACTGGTGGATCAGTGATATTGCCTCATTTCAGGAACAAAAACCTTCGAAGGTTTATATTGAAACCCTGGAAGATTCGGAAATCTATATGTTGAATCCATCAACGAAAGAAAAATTACTGCAGAAGATTCCTAAATTCGAAAGAGTTTTCAGAATGCTCGTTCAAAGGAATCTGGCAACCCTGCAGAGCCGATTGGTCAATACGATTTCCAAAACCGCATCAGACCGATACCTTGAGTTTATTAAAGTATATCCTTCAATCCCGCAAAGAGTAGCACAATACTATATTGCTTCTTATCTTGGGGTTTCAAAAGAATTTGTAAGTACGATCAGAAAACGCCTCGCTTCAAAGGAGAAATAG